CGACCACGTGGGCGCCGGTGCGCACCACGTCGCCCGTCAGCGCGTCGCGCAGGATGCCGTGCAGGACGGACCGTTCGACGGCGATGGTGGGCGCGCCGTAGCGGGCGACGAAGTCGCCCACCGGCCAGGCGCCGAGGACCTCTCCGCGCCAGGTGCTGAAGTGGGCGGTCTCCTGCGCGGGGGCGATCTCCAGGACCTCTTCGGCGACGCCGAGGTAGTCCAGCGCGAGGACGCCGTTGGTCCAGATGTGCAGACCGGCCCCGCCGTCGCGCAGTTCCTCGGCCCGTTCCAGGACGAGGGGTTCGAAACCGCGCTGCTGGAGGGCGAGGGCCGCGGCGAGGCCGCCGATCCCTCCGCCGGCGATGAGTATGCGACGGGCATGTCCTATGGCCATCTTGTGTGCTCTCCTCGTGGCTGCCCGGGCCGGTCCGGGACCGGTCATGAACTCCCTGGCGGACTAGTGGAGTTGTCAACGCTAGCATTCCAAGCATCGAACTTGATAGTCTCAGCAGAACATCTAGCGTCGCTACAAAGGTGGTTGTGATGGAAGTCCTCCTGCAAACGCTGGCCGTGATCGCCACCATGGCCAACGCGGTGGTCTACGGCACCGACGTCTTCGGCGCACTCGTCCAGCGCCCGGCCCTCGCCCACGTCGACGACGCGACCCTCACCAGCGTCATGGGCCAGACCCACCGCTTCGGGGACGCCCGGATGGTCGTCCCCGGCGTCTCGGGCCTGGTCTCCACGGTGGCCACCGCCGGGCTGGCGGGCTTCGAGGGCAAGCCCGTGCCCTCCATCGCCGCGGGCGTCTCGGCCCTGGCCCTGGTCATCTGGCTGGCGATCTACAACAAGGTGAGCGTGCCGGTGAACAAGGCGCTCACCAGCGCGGCCCTGGAGTGCAAGGTCGCCCCCGACGCCCGCGGCCTGCAGCGCACCTGGGACAGCGTCATC
The window above is part of the Streptomyces sp. NBC_00536 genome. Proteins encoded here:
- a CDS encoding DUF1772 domain-containing protein, encoding MEVLLQTLAVIATMANAVVYGTDVFGALVQRPALAHVDDATLTSVMGQTHRFGDARMVVPGVSGLVSTVATAGLAGFEGKPVPSIAAGVSALALVIWLAIYNKVSVPVNKALTSAALECKVAPDARGLQRTWDSVINVRVLLQAVALGAMCVVLSTT